One stretch of Rosistilla oblonga DNA includes these proteins:
- the prfB gene encoding peptide chain release factor 2 (programmed frameshift) produces MEGDLKQRAEEIRQRLVQLGDSLDYAGKCEQVAAIEKRMSEPGFWDDSEAAQAVVVELKSLKSVIGPINSSNKSAAGLDELLEMMAEEPELEADVIAEVERLEAVLDDLELRSLLNGPNDSASCILSINARDGGTDANDWADMMLRMYSAWAVKNDYSIELLDRQDNEQAGINHAAIAIRGPLAYGYLKGEEGMHRLVRISPFNSEGKRQTSFAAVSVAPEIDSSVEVEIEEKDVDEDTYRASGAGGQHVNKTDSAVRLTHRPTGVVVQCQNQRSQHQNRATAWKMLRAKLARIEEERREQEEQSKYASKARTGFGSQIRNYFLHPDQRVKDARTGHLVGNFHSVLDGSELQSFLDAFLQFRAAENAR; encoded by the exons ATGGAAGGTGATCTAAAACAAAGAGCCGAAGAGATCCGGCAGCGCTTGGTCCAACTCGGAGACTCTCTT GACTACGCTGGCAAATGTGAACAAGTGGCGGCGATCGAAAAACGCATGTCCGAGCCGGGGTTTTGGGACGATTCCGAAGCGGCTCAGGCGGTCGTGGTGGAACTCAAGTCGCTTAAAAGCGTAATCGGACCTATCAACAGTTCCAACAAATCCGCCGCCGGATTGGATGAGCTGTTGGAGATGATGGCCGAAGAGCCCGAATTGGAAGCCGACGTGATCGCCGAGGTGGAGCGTTTAGAGGCGGTTTTGGACGATCTGGAGCTGCGTTCGCTGCTCAACGGACCCAACGATTCGGCCAGCTGCATTCTTTCGATCAATGCTCGCGATGGCGGAACCGACGCCAACGATTGGGCCGATATGATGCTGCGGATGTATTCCGCTTGGGCCGTCAAAAACGACTATTCGATCGAATTGTTGGATCGCCAAGACAACGAGCAGGCCGGGATTAACCACGCCGCGATAGCGATTCGCGGGCCGTTGGCGTACGGCTATTTGAAGGGTGAAGAGGGGATGCATCGCTTGGTGCGGATCAGCCCCTTTAACAGCGAAGGGAAGCGGCAGACAAGTTTTGCAGCGGTTTCGGTCGCGCCGGAGATCGATAGTTCGGTCGAAGTCGAGATCGAAGAGAAGGATGTCGACGAGGATACCTACCGGGCCAGCGGGGCAGGGGGGCAGCACGTCAATAAGACCGACAGCGCTGTGCGGCTGACTCACCGTCCGACCGGCGTCGTCGTTCAGTGCCAGAACCAACGCAGTCAGCATCAGAATCGCGCCACCGCGTGGAAGATGTTGCGGGCCAAGTTGGCGCGGATCGAAGAGGAGCGGCGCGAGCAGGAGGAGCAGTCCAAATATGCGTCCAAGGCGCGCACCGGTTTCGGGTCGCAGATCCGAAACTACTTCCTGCATCCCGACCAGCGAGTCAAAGATGCGCGGACCGGGCACCTGGTCGGCAATTTCCACTCGGTCCTCGACGGCAGTGAATTGCAGTCGTTTTTGGATGCGTTCCTGCAGTTCCGAGCTGCAGAGAATGCCCGCTAG
- a CDS encoding TolC family protein — protein MARLKTRTQKFLAAALMAASGCALPGCIANWKLPPGPRDTTKSYYDTVATRIEYPDVKTLSNEASAAANSTAQPLTLEDPSQLPSWELTLEQAVQMAIGQGPVLRTLGVSVVDAPNATSTIYDPALVEANPLGGVEAALSDFDAQFAGQLFWQKNDQPQNVDPTGAVAFFRPLAFQQTLANYNTELSKTTATGATFTARHNVIYDRPNSPGRFFSSDFAGFFEGEYRQPLMQGRGTEFNRIAGPNSQIGVYNGVLIARVNNDISLTDFEAAVIQTAYDVEQAYWDLYFAYRNLEAQLRGREAALQTFQYQELRLNVGAGRSDEEAQARSQYYQFQVQVENGLAGEAGLYKLEQSLRYMLGLPAADGRLIKPATDPHDARVVFDWNTILNEGLERRVEIRRQKWNIKKRELELTAARLNKKPRLDFLGQYRWRGLGDHLIGDDDTYLDSMYGEIAGGDFQEWQAGLELAFPVGLRRAAVAISHAQLNLSRERALMNETELRISHDLADASRDVQRQYQLLKTNFNRWVADRRQLEVLRERYRRGADNINFLLQAQRQVISSESDYYATLVSYNLAMRDLHRQKGTLLAYNHIHMSEGGWHSPAYREACEQGRFFRPCPHPDAIEAPCPVSRGPFDPSAPGVSSMPVTEAAPAMAPEAPTPVISTPPDMPTLDSPSNAQASIAPIPATLPQAIRSPTRLPNPGSQNMIQQVSY, from the coding sequence ATGGCTCGACTCAAAACACGCACGCAGAAATTTCTCGCGGCGGCGCTCATGGCGGCAAGCGGTTGTGCGCTGCCCGGGTGCATCGCCAACTGGAAACTACCCCCAGGGCCGCGCGATACGACCAAGTCGTATTACGACACGGTGGCGACCAGGATCGAGTATCCCGATGTCAAAACGCTAAGCAACGAAGCGAGCGCGGCAGCCAATTCGACGGCGCAACCGCTGACTCTCGAAGATCCCTCTCAACTGCCCTCCTGGGAACTGACCCTGGAACAAGCGGTCCAGATGGCGATCGGCCAAGGGCCCGTCCTGCGGACCCTGGGCGTCAGCGTCGTCGACGCACCCAATGCGACATCGACGATCTACGACCCGGCGCTTGTCGAAGCGAATCCGCTGGGCGGTGTCGAAGCGGCGCTGTCGGACTTCGACGCGCAATTCGCCGGCCAACTGTTCTGGCAAAAGAACGACCAACCGCAGAACGTCGACCCCACCGGTGCGGTCGCCTTCTTCCGCCCCTTGGCGTTCCAACAAACACTGGCTAACTACAACACCGAGCTGAGCAAGACGACCGCCACAGGTGCGACCTTCACCGCTCGACACAACGTCATCTACGACCGACCCAACTCGCCCGGACGTTTCTTCTCCAGCGACTTTGCGGGCTTCTTCGAAGGTGAATACCGACAACCGTTGATGCAGGGACGCGGAACGGAATTCAACCGCATCGCCGGCCCCAACAGCCAGATCGGCGTATACAACGGCGTCTTGATCGCACGGGTCAACAACGACATCAGCCTGACCGACTTTGAAGCCGCGGTCATCCAGACGGCTTACGATGTCGAACAAGCCTACTGGGATCTGTACTTTGCCTACCGCAACCTCGAAGCTCAACTGCGTGGTCGCGAAGCAGCTCTGCAAACGTTCCAGTACCAAGAACTTCGCCTGAACGTCGGTGCTGGCCGGAGCGACGAAGAAGCTCAAGCCCGATCGCAATACTACCAATTCCAAGTTCAAGTCGAAAACGGATTGGCTGGCGAGGCCGGCCTCTACAAGCTGGAACAAAGCCTGCGATACATGCTCGGTTTGCCAGCCGCCGATGGACGGTTGATCAAACCAGCGACCGACCCTCACGACGCCCGCGTGGTCTTCGATTGGAACACGATCCTCAACGAGGGCCTGGAGCGACGCGTCGAGATCCGTCGCCAGAAATGGAACATCAAAAAGCGTGAACTCGAACTGACCGCAGCTCGACTGAACAAGAAGCCGCGACTCGACTTCCTCGGTCAGTACCGCTGGCGTGGTCTGGGCGATCACCTGATCGGCGACGACGACACCTACCTGGACAGCATGTACGGCGAGATCGCTGGTGGTGATTTCCAAGAATGGCAAGCTGGCCTCGAACTGGCCTTCCCGGTCGGACTTCGCAGAGCTGCCGTGGCGATCTCCCACGCCCAGTTGAACCTGTCGCGAGAACGAGCGTTGATGAACGAGACCGAGCTACGCATCAGCCACGACTTGGCCGATGCGTCGCGAGACGTGCAACGCCAATACCAGCTGCTGAAAACCAACTTCAACCGCTGGGTCGCCGATCGCCGCCAATTGGAAGTCCTACGTGAACGCTACCGCCGCGGTGCTGATAACATCAACTTCCTGTTGCAGGCTCAACGCCAAGTGATCAGCAGCGAAAGCGACTACTACGCAACCCTGGTCTCCTACAACCTGGCGATGCGTGACCTGCACCGCCAAAAGGGAACGCTGCTTGCTTACAACCACATTCACATGTCCGAAGGTGGCTGGCACTCGCCGGCGTACCGCGAAGCGTGTGAACAGGGCCGCTTCTTCCGACCTTGCCCACATCCCGATGCCATCGAAGCACCATGCCCGGTATCGCGTGGACCGTTTGACCCAAGTGCCCCTGGCGTCTCGTCGATGCCGGTCACGGAAGCTGCTCCAGCGATGGCCCCCGAGGCGCCAACGCCAGTGATCAGCACTCCGCCGGACATGCCAACGCTCGATTCGCCGTCGAACGCCCAAGCGTCGATCGCTCCGATCCCCGCGACGCTGCCGCAAGCGATACGCTCGCCAACGCGACTGCCGAACCCCGGATCGCAGAACATGATCCAGCAGGTCAGCTACTAA
- a CDS encoding XylR family transcriptional regulator, which translates to MKRHVALIVETSSIYGRQVLSGIIQHMRMFDDWSVFLDQHDLTQEPPRWLANWAGDGIISRTTTPELLQTVQATGVPLIELTDRHQSHGRTYVWSDDAAIGRMGAEHLLERGFREFGFCGFTNEAWSERRQDAFSQRVEAAQRRCHQYESPWYGPDALSWEEEQQRLRAWLRTLPSSCGIMACNDLRGQQVVDACLQEGLSVPEEVAIIGADNDTLLCRVCSPPMSSVIPNAEGVGFRAAELLTQLMNGEVPQKTEHLIQPLGVAERQSTDVVAIDDPDIAAALRYIRENACRGINVVDVTDNVAISRSSLERKLRQYLSRTPQQEIRHVQIKRVCELLTSTELPAEQIATLCGFDNPEYMYVVFRRIVGMTPGKFRSKAKSG; encoded by the coding sequence ATGAAACGCCACGTCGCCCTGATCGTCGAAACGTCCAGCATCTACGGCCGGCAGGTCCTTTCGGGGATCATCCAACACATGCGAATGTTCGACGATTGGTCGGTCTTCCTGGACCAGCATGACCTCACCCAAGAGCCTCCACGCTGGTTAGCCAACTGGGCGGGCGACGGGATCATCTCGCGCACCACCACCCCGGAACTACTGCAGACGGTCCAAGCGACCGGAGTCCCTCTGATCGAACTGACCGACAGGCATCAGTCGCACGGACGGACCTACGTCTGGTCCGACGACGCAGCGATCGGACGCATGGGAGCAGAGCATCTGCTGGAACGTGGCTTCCGCGAGTTTGGATTTTGCGGCTTCACAAATGAGGCTTGGTCGGAGCGTCGGCAGGACGCATTTTCTCAGCGCGTCGAAGCGGCACAGCGCCGCTGCCACCAGTACGAATCGCCCTGGTATGGCCCCGATGCACTTTCCTGGGAAGAGGAACAACAGCGATTGCGAGCCTGGCTACGAACGCTCCCTTCCTCCTGTGGGATCATGGCCTGCAACGATCTGCGCGGACAACAAGTCGTCGACGCCTGCCTACAGGAAGGGCTGTCGGTCCCCGAAGAAGTTGCGATCATCGGCGCCGACAACGACACGCTGCTGTGCCGCGTCTGCAGTCCGCCGATGTCCAGCGTGATCCCTAACGCCGAAGGAGTTGGGTTCCGAGCTGCCGAGCTGCTGACTCAGTTGATGAACGGCGAAGTCCCCCAAAAGACAGAACACCTGATCCAACCGCTTGGCGTGGCGGAGCGGCAATCGACCGATGTCGTCGCCATCGACGATCCCGACATCGCCGCCGCCCTCCGCTACATCCGAGAGAACGCCTGCCGCGGGATCAACGTCGTCGACGTGACCGATAACGTCGCGATCTCCCGCAGCTCGCTGGAACGCAAGCTGCGCCAATACCTGAGCCGAACGCCGCAACAAGAGATCCGCCACGTTCAAATCAAACGGGTCTGCGAACTGCTGACCAGCACCGAACTGCCAGCCGAACAGATCGCAACCTTATGCGGATTCGATAACCCCGAATATATGTATGTCGTCTTCCGCCGGATCGTCGGGATGACGCCGGGCAAGTTCCGCAGCAAAGCTAAGTCGGGGTGA
- a CDS encoding DUF1559 domain-containing protein yields MRSSNQSFTPRRGFTLVELLVVIAIIGILVGLLLPAVQAAREAARRMQCSNNLKNNALAMHNYHDTYQSLPPVGYDFFGVNLDTHSWVARILPFIEQGPLYETVDFNIRVNGSAAQQAYRETELSVMSCPSEATALGESNSSPTWSHRRGSYAVNMGNTNYRQDHANGWDGVWTYSNGGAPFKVGTEKRFRDVTDGTSTTLLMAEVPINTNETGWRGMYGVTRYTSGAGFTAYLSPNSTGSVDGGRLCWGADDFRPRSIPCHAGGNWWSATFPSMSLHPGGVMTALVDGSVRFVGETIDLNIWREVATSQGGEPASL; encoded by the coding sequence ATGAGATCGAGTAACCAATCTTTCACCCCGAGAAGGGGCTTCACGCTGGTCGAGTTATTGGTCGTGATCGCGATCATCGGCATTTTGGTCGGGCTGTTGTTGCCGGCGGTCCAAGCCGCTCGCGAGGCGGCTCGTCGGATGCAATGTTCCAACAATCTTAAGAACAATGCATTGGCGATGCATAACTACCACGATACCTACCAGTCGCTGCCTCCGGTCGGTTACGACTTTTTTGGCGTCAACCTCGACACGCATTCGTGGGTCGCTCGGATTCTGCCGTTCATCGAACAGGGGCCGCTCTACGAGACCGTCGACTTCAATATCCGCGTCAACGGCAGCGCTGCGCAGCAGGCGTATCGTGAAACGGAGCTGAGCGTGATGTCGTGTCCTTCGGAGGCGACGGCTTTGGGAGAATCGAATAGCAGTCCTACCTGGTCGCATCGCCGCGGCAGTTACGCCGTGAACATGGGAAACACCAATTACCGTCAAGACCATGCAAATGGTTGGGATGGCGTTTGGACCTATTCCAACGGCGGTGCTCCGTTTAAGGTCGGGACCGAAAAGCGGTTTCGTGATGTGACCGATGGAACCTCGACTACGTTGCTGATGGCGGAGGTTCCGATCAATACAAACGAAACCGGTTGGCGAGGGATGTATGGCGTCACGCGATACACCTCCGGTGCCGGCTTTACCGCTTATCTGTCGCCCAATTCGACGGGGTCGGTCGATGGTGGTCGGTTGTGCTGGGGAGCTGACGATTTTCGCCCGCGCTCGATCCCATGTCACGCCGGTGGTAATTGGTGGAGTGCAACGTTCCCGTCGATGTCGCTGCATCCCGGCGGCGTGATGACGGCGCTGGTCGATGGTTCGGTTCGCTTTGTCGGCGAAACGATCGATTTGAACATCTGGCGTGAAGTCGCGACCAGCCAGGGTGGCGAGCCGGCATCGCTGTAG
- the mutL gene encoding DNA mismatch repair endonuclease MutL: protein MPTIRQLPPNLVNKIAAGEVIERPASVVKELLENSIDAGSTRIEVHLEAGGADLIRISDNGCGIAEEQMTLAVTSHATSKLPDEDSLFHVGTLGFRGEALASIASVSQMIIRSRTPDAAGGSEMLIHGGVIDPPAPCGCPVGTVMEVRNLFFNTPVRRKFMRTPQTETSHIVEAFTRIALANPQVHMVLQNGNRVVHDLPATEQIRERIRAFFGDEIASGLIPISGDNGEVKLTGFVCDPSVSRGNNRMQYLFLNGRHIRDRALQHALGEAYRGLLMVGRFPICFINLDMPSDLVDVNVHPTKLEVRFTESGRIYSQLLQTLRHKFLTSDLTARVGNSISSNAPEAAEPKAEAVESPNDLEQRQRQDVIQWARSSDSAADRDLPNIRPSIRSLPGELPDFQPFPGGARAVSPAGDRDGDSFGTPFEPSPRLPGAEVGGDGDAAQHDQGDGATRVDGLHPSKPHSHLGYQVHNRYLVTQDETGMVVVDQHALHERILYERVREKVLNGSLETQKLLVPEPVSLTPSEAAAALEAKELLAQVGIEIEPFGGDTVVVSAYPAMLAKLRPEDMLRQALESLICAGKDPEVRDLLDHLLHTIACKAAIKAGDRLTSEEITSLLEQRDMYQDTHHCPHGRPTALFFSREELDRMFGRMGARKVNPTGHK from the coding sequence ATGCCTACGATCCGCCAACTGCCGCCCAATCTCGTCAATAAAATCGCCGCTGGAGAAGTCATCGAGCGGCCTGCTTCGGTCGTCAAAGAGCTGTTGGAAAACAGCATCGATGCAGGATCGACGCGGATCGAAGTCCACTTGGAAGCGGGGGGAGCCGATCTGATTCGGATCAGCGACAACGGCTGCGGGATCGCTGAGGAACAGATGACTCTGGCGGTCACTAGCCACGCGACCAGCAAGCTGCCCGACGAGGATTCGCTGTTCCACGTCGGCACCCTTGGGTTTCGCGGCGAGGCGTTGGCGTCGATCGCTTCGGTCAGCCAGATGATTATCCGCAGCCGAACGCCCGATGCGGCTGGCGGCAGCGAGATGTTGATCCATGGTGGCGTGATCGATCCGCCGGCTCCTTGCGGTTGCCCGGTCGGGACCGTGATGGAGGTCCGCAATCTGTTCTTTAATACGCCGGTGCGACGCAAGTTCATGCGGACGCCGCAGACCGAGACCAGTCATATCGTCGAGGCGTTTACGCGGATCGCGCTGGCCAATCCGCAGGTCCACATGGTCTTGCAAAACGGCAACCGCGTCGTCCACGATCTCCCCGCGACCGAACAGATTCGAGAACGCATCCGAGCCTTTTTTGGCGACGAGATCGCCAGCGGTTTGATCCCCATCTCGGGCGACAATGGCGAGGTGAAGCTGACAGGTTTTGTCTGCGACCCCAGCGTCAGTCGAGGCAACAATCGGATGCAGTATCTGTTCCTCAACGGTCGCCACATTCGCGACCGTGCGTTGCAGCATGCTTTGGGCGAAGCCTACCGCGGGCTGTTGATGGTCGGCCGGTTTCCGATCTGCTTCATCAATTTGGACATGCCTTCGGACCTCGTCGACGTCAACGTTCATCCAACGAAATTGGAGGTTCGGTTCACCGAGAGCGGCCGGATCTACAGCCAGTTGTTGCAGACGCTGCGGCACAAATTTTTGACAAGCGATCTGACCGCGCGCGTTGGCAATTCGATCTCCAGCAACGCGCCCGAGGCGGCTGAACCGAAAGCCGAGGCTGTCGAATCACCCAACGATCTGGAGCAGCGCCAGCGTCAGGACGTGATCCAGTGGGCGCGGTCGAGCGATTCGGCTGCCGATCGCGACCTGCCAAACATTCGCCCGTCGATCCGTTCGCTGCCGGGAGAGTTGCCCGATTTCCAACCCTTCCCTGGCGGCGCTCGTGCCGTGTCGCCGGCTGGCGATCGCGACGGCGATTCGTTTGGAACTCCGTTTGAGCCCAGCCCGCGGTTGCCGGGGGCGGAGGTCGGCGGTGATGGCGACGCGGCGCAGCACGATCAAGGTGATGGAGCGACGCGAGTCGATGGGCTGCATCCGTCGAAGCCGCACAGTCATCTCGGCTACCAAGTTCACAATCGCTATCTGGTCACGCAGGACGAGACCGGAATGGTCGTCGTCGATCAGCATGCGTTGCACGAACGGATCCTCTACGAACGCGTTCGCGAGAAGGTCTTGAATGGCAGTCTGGAGACGCAGAAGTTGTTGGTTCCCGAGCCGGTTTCGTTGACGCCGTCGGAAGCCGCAGCGGCTCTGGAAGCCAAGGAGCTGTTGGCTCAAGTCGGAATCGAGATCGAACCCTTCGGCGGCGACACCGTCGTCGTTTCCGCTTATCCCGCGATGCTGGCGAAGCTGCGACCCGAGGATATGTTGCGGCAGGCGTTGGAGTCGCTGATTTGTGCTGGCAAAGATCCCGAGGTCCGCGATCTGTTGGACCATCTGCTGCACACGATCGCTTGTAAAGCTGCGATCAAAGCGGGCGATCGCTTGACGTCTGAAGAGATCACCAGCCTGTTGGAACAGCGGGACATGTATCAGGACACGCACCACTGTCCGCACGGTCGCCCGACCGCGCTCTTCTTCAGCCGCGAGGAACTCGACCGCATGTTCGGCCGCATGGGAGCTCGCAAAGTAAACCCGACCGGCCACAAGTAA
- the ruvX gene encoding Holliday junction resolvase RuvX, with the protein MSDESPQPAPFPSQGRIAAVDYGTVRIGVAVCDPDRIIASPLTVVPQGAAEQRGKAFCQLAAEERIAGWIVGFPIHLSGTESKKSIEARKFAKWLQQTTDLPVRLFDERFSTAAADQRLAPSKLTNKGRKKRIDAVAAQVLLESFIESARHRSDLPGLALDEKAIGDAIED; encoded by the coding sequence ATGAGCGACGAGAGCCCACAACCGGCCCCCTTCCCCAGCCAGGGGCGAATCGCCGCGGTCGACTACGGCACCGTCCGGATCGGCGTTGCGGTCTGCGACCCCGATCGGATCATCGCCAGCCCGCTGACCGTCGTTCCTCAAGGAGCCGCCGAGCAGCGAGGAAAAGCATTCTGCCAACTGGCCGCCGAAGAGCGGATCGCGGGATGGATCGTCGGATTCCCGATCCATCTGAGCGGCACCGAGAGCAAGAAATCGATCGAGGCCCGCAAGTTTGCGAAGTGGTTGCAGCAAACCACCGACCTGCCGGTGCGGCTGTTTGATGAACGCTTTTCCACTGCCGCCGCCGACCAACGGCTGGCACCTTCCAAACTGACCAACAAGGGGCGGAAGAAGCGGATCGATGCCGTCGCCGCTCAAGTCCTGTTAGAATCGTTCATCGAATCAGCTCGCCACCGCAGCGACTTGCCCGGCCTGGCGCTCGACGAAAAGGCGATCGGCGACGCGATCGAAGACTAA
- a CDS encoding aldose epimerase family protein, whose translation MKTSPLKSLLLIAAVTLLLAPPAAAVEVDDFDSIQLYTLKNRSGMTVSVTNYGAIITSIVVPDRNGKMADVALGYDRVEDYINAVDRPYFGAIVGRYGNRIANGKFTLDGKTYSLATNNNPNHLHGGNIGFDKVVWDAKPIEGQNAIQLSYLARDKEEGYPGNLQIRVTYTLTDDNAILVDYHATTDQATPVNLTQHTYFNLKGEGEGTILDHELMLNADRYTPVDATAIPTGELPAVAGTPMDFTQPKPIGRDIDQENQQLEFGRGFDHNWVLNKPDDNKAMTLAARVYEPTSGRVMEVHTTEPGIQFYCGNFLDGRLIGKAGKPYVHRGGFCLETQHYPDSPNQPNFPSTILRPGKTYQTQTSYRFSTR comes from the coding sequence ATGAAAACCAGCCCCTTAAAATCGCTGCTGCTGATCGCTGCCGTCACGTTGCTCCTGGCACCCCCAGCCGCCGCCGTCGAGGTCGACGACTTCGATTCGATCCAACTTTACACGCTCAAAAATCGGTCGGGGATGACCGTCAGCGTGACCAATTACGGTGCGATCATCACGTCGATCGTCGTTCCCGATCGCAACGGCAAGATGGCCGATGTCGCACTGGGCTACGACCGCGTCGAAGATTACATCAACGCCGTCGATCGCCCCTACTTCGGCGCGATCGTCGGCCGCTACGGCAACCGCATCGCCAATGGCAAGTTCACGCTCGACGGTAAAACCTATTCGCTGGCGACCAACAACAACCCGAACCATCTGCACGGCGGTAACATCGGATTCGACAAAGTCGTCTGGGATGCAAAACCGATCGAAGGACAAAACGCGATCCAGTTGTCGTACCTAGCGCGCGACAAAGAGGAGGGTTATCCGGGCAACCTGCAGATTCGCGTCACCTACACACTGACCGATGACAACGCGATCCTCGTCGATTACCACGCGACGACCGACCAAGCGACTCCCGTCAACCTAACCCAACACACCTACTTCAACCTCAAAGGGGAAGGCGAGGGGACGATCCTCGATCACGAATTAATGTTGAATGCCGATCGCTACACCCCAGTCGACGCAACCGCGATCCCAACGGGAGAACTGCCCGCGGTCGCTGGCACACCGATGGACTTCACGCAGCCCAAACCGATCGGCCGCGACATCGACCAGGAGAATCAGCAACTCGAGTTCGGCCGCGGCTTTGACCACAACTGGGTCTTGAACAAACCGGACGACAACAAAGCGATGACGCTCGCCGCTCGCGTCTATGAACCGACCAGCGGCCGCGTGATGGAAGTCCACACGACCGAACCGGGGATTCAGTTTTACTGCGGCAACTTTCTGGACGGCCGCCTGATCGGCAAGGCGGGCAAACCCTACGTCCATCGCGGCGGATTCTGCTTGGAAACGCAGCACTATCCCGACAGCCCCAACCAGCCCAATTTCCCATCGACGATCCTGCGGCCCGGAAAAACCTATCAAACGCAGACCAGCTATCGGTTCAGCACGCGATAG
- a CDS encoding anti-sigma factor family protein: MNNEAREELLSAYLDNGLSADEQAHVEQLLQHDASVRQQLEALRKLQADVRASMPSDARLGTDFSDRVWTAVLAQADAEGLPDTHPIRLAQAREGRGNFKRHQRAWLGGLAALAASLTLMVAWNSSNPDVQPGSPQAAGGLAAVATPGTPDSSDAVEPSPIETTAPAAQPAVEAIASNDAATTPAAPAPAVTPPEAAETTAQPDKTTAPEERIAMAPAATARPAAAPGELVSPSAQPTNKLEFAVLLEVELTQRGRDLNELEYALETAGISNVQPQPMSRDHVGQLVQGKMIGTVNLDAPQAVEGDTQLLLLQGSAKRLDRFMLSLFNHQSVIKSVGFQMVMEPNLLTTISELSSVDPSAIRHADDKALAHHLTFGSAGGQAQMFPRAAQSSFFALTEESAKQMKWTPETPSDEGPDFQTQMLVLVRCPR, encoded by the coding sequence ATGAACAACGAAGCCCGTGAAGAACTGCTCAGCGCTTATCTGGACAATGGTCTCAGCGCGGATGAACAGGCACACGTCGAACAACTGCTGCAACACGATGCTTCGGTTCGTCAACAACTCGAAGCGCTACGGAAATTGCAGGCCGACGTCCGCGCTTCGATGCCATCGGACGCCCGCCTGGGAACCGACTTCTCCGACCGCGTCTGGACTGCGGTACTGGCTCAAGCCGACGCCGAAGGTCTGCCCGACACGCACCCCATCCGCCTGGCTCAAGCTCGCGAAGGACGGGGAAATTTCAAGCGTCACCAACGCGCATGGCTCGGCGGACTCGCAGCCCTCGCGGCCAGCTTAACGCTGATGGTCGCTTGGAACTCGAGCAATCCCGACGTCCAACCGGGCTCGCCCCAGGCCGCCGGTGGGCTCGCCGCCGTCGCGACGCCCGGCACACCCGACTCCAGCGACGCGGTCGAACCGTCGCCGATCGAAACCACCGCTCCAGCAGCCCAACCGGCTGTCGAAGCGATCGCATCGAACGACGCCGCGACAACTCCAGCAGCTCCTGCCCCAGCGGTCACGCCACCGGAAGCCGCTGAAACAACAGCACAACCTGACAAAACAACCGCACCAGAAGAACGGATCGCGATGGCTCCCGCGGCGACCGCTCGACCAGCCGCAGCGCCGGGCGAGCTTGTTTCGCCTTCAGCCCAACCGACCAACAAACTGGAGTTTGCGGTACTGCTAGAAGTGGAGCTGACGCAGCGTGGCCGCGACCTCAACGAACTGGAGTACGCGTTGGAGACTGCGGGAATCAGCAACGTCCAACCACAACCGATGAGCCGCGACCATGTCGGGCAACTGGTGCAAGGAAAGATGATCGGCACGGTCAACCTCGACGCGCCGCAAGCTGTCGAGGGCGATACACAACTGTTGCTGCTGCAAGGTTCAGCGAAACGCTTGGACCGCTTCATGCTGTCGCTGTTCAATCACCAAAGTGTGATCAAAAGCGTCGGCTTCCAGATGGTGATGGAACCGAATCTATTGACGACGATCAGCGAACTCTCGTCGGTCGACCCATCGGCGATCCGCCACGCCGACGACAAAGCGTTGGCACATCACCTGACCTTTGGATCGGCGGGTGGCCAAGCTCAGATGTTCCCGCGAGCGGCACAATCGTCATTCTTTGCCCTGACCGAAGAGTCGGCAAAGCAGATGAAATGGACTCCGGAAACACCCAGCGACGAAGGTCCCGACTTCCAGACTCAGATGCTGGTATTGGTTCGCTGCCCGCGATAA